One Natronomonas moolapensis 8.8.11 genomic region harbors:
- a CDS encoding MmgE/PrpD family protein, with translation MTSSEELAGFAAAVEYGRLPDDVREAAKRRLLDAVGVALRNHDRHRVAAIREGLLPAGPSDTRGCRLWGTADVVQPPRAAAGNAVAITAGNGPTFLAPTFAPVGGSLAAVVAAAEAADATGETTLAGIAAALEVHGECAWNAPLDGFHPATHTAVAAAAGAGRAMGFDARTIADAVGIAAGRVALAVGDPDDPLPTGRAARSAVYACSLADSGVSASDAIAAPNGWHDRVGSFELDLDPGCERVRDAAVLPYDAHPYGQSTIEAAIELAGEAPIDPADIDSVTVETFDAAVPEVDPERVAAALVDRELAIHRGDRTDLEPVVEAVTVAPDEALTDRHDRGAIPARVTVEFRDGSVVEAARDGFEGHPSVPETWGLVEEKFHAIAEDIYDRSVRVRTVDTARSFEADGTAELDRLLR, from the coding sequence ATGACCTCGAGCGAGGAACTCGCCGGCTTCGCCGCCGCCGTCGAGTACGGCCGGCTCCCCGACGACGTCCGCGAGGCCGCGAAACGGCGGCTCTTGGACGCCGTCGGCGTGGCGCTTCGGAACCACGACCGCCACCGCGTTGCGGCGATCAGGGAAGGGCTACTCCCGGCGGGACCGTCGGACACCCGCGGCTGCCGGCTCTGGGGCACCGCCGACGTCGTCCAGCCGCCGCGGGCGGCGGCGGGCAACGCCGTCGCGATCACCGCCGGGAACGGGCCGACGTTTCTGGCCCCGACGTTCGCTCCTGTCGGCGGATCGCTCGCGGCAGTCGTGGCCGCGGCGGAGGCGGCTGACGCGACCGGGGAGACGACACTCGCGGGGATCGCGGCCGCCCTCGAGGTTCACGGCGAGTGCGCGTGGAACGCGCCGCTGGACGGATTCCATCCGGCGACCCACACGGCGGTCGCCGCGGCGGCCGGGGCGGGGCGAGCGATGGGCTTCGACGCACGGACGATCGCCGACGCGGTCGGGATCGCGGCGGGACGGGTAGCGCTTGCGGTCGGCGATCCGGACGATCCGCTGCCCACCGGACGCGCGGCCCGTTCGGCTGTATATGCGTGTTCGCTGGCCGACAGCGGCGTCTCGGCCTCCGACGCGATCGCCGCGCCGAACGGGTGGCACGACCGAGTCGGTTCGTTCGAACTCGATCTCGATCCCGGGTGCGAGCGGGTCCGCGACGCCGCTGTGCTTCCCTACGACGCCCACCCATACGGGCAGTCGACGATCGAGGCGGCAATCGAACTCGCGGGCGAGGCACCGATCGACCCCGCCGACATCGATTCCGTCACCGTCGAAACGTTCGACGCCGCGGTTCCGGAAGTCGATCCCGAACGGGTGGCGGCGGCGCTCGTCGATCGGGAACTGGCGATCCACCGCGGGGACCGAACCGACCTCGAACCGGTCGTCGAGGCCGTCACGGTCGCCCCCGACGAGGCGCTGACGGATCGACACGACAGGGGTGCGATTCCCGCCCGTGTCACCGTCGAATTCAGGGACGGATCGGTCGTCGAAGCGGCCCGGGACGGATTCGAAGGGCACCCGTCGGTCCCCGAAACGTGGGGCCTCGTCGAGGAGAAGTTTCACGCGATCGCCGAGGATATCTACGACCGGTCCGTGCGTGTGAGGACGGTCGACACTGCGCGGTCCTTCGAGGCCGACGGCACAGCGGAACTCGACCGGTTGCTGCGGTGA
- a CDS encoding zinc-binding dehydrogenase produces the protein MQAIYYEEHGPADVLEYGDFPDPEIGPEEVLVEIEAGGLNHLDVWTRKGMPSPEEMPHIPGSDGAGVVSKVGERVTRFEAGDRVVVDPGLYCGECEFCRKGEQSMCVDYKMIGEHVRGVHSEFAAVPEQNLLELPEGIDFATAASAPLVFQTSWRMLRTRVDIDQSDSVLVLGASGGVGHACVQIAANEGCEVFATASSEAKLDLARECGADHLIDYEEEDFDEAIKDLTDGRGVDVVVDHVGEATWDNSLSAAANGGSIVTCGATSGVSPETNIPKVFWKQLDILGSTMGTPGEMDDVMTKVFDGTFEPHIREVLPMSEVQRAHEMLESREGFGSVVVVPDEKYDPDDYE, from the coding sequence ATGCAGGCGATCTACTACGAAGAGCACGGACCGGCGGACGTCCTCGAGTACGGCGATTTCCCGGATCCGGAGATCGGCCCAGAGGAGGTCCTCGTCGAGATCGAGGCCGGCGGGCTGAACCACCTCGACGTCTGGACCCGCAAGGGGATGCCGAGCCCCGAGGAGATGCCGCACATCCCGGGTAGCGACGGCGCGGGGGTCGTCAGCAAGGTCGGCGAGCGCGTCACCCGATTCGAGGCGGGCGACCGCGTCGTCGTCGATCCGGGGCTCTACTGCGGCGAGTGTGAGTTCTGCCGGAAGGGCGAGCAGTCGATGTGCGTCGACTACAAGATGATCGGCGAACACGTCCGGGGCGTCCACAGCGAGTTCGCCGCCGTCCCCGAGCAGAACCTCCTCGAGCTTCCGGAAGGGATCGACTTCGCGACGGCCGCCTCCGCGCCGTTGGTGTTTCAGACCTCGTGGCGAATGCTGCGGACGCGCGTCGATATCGACCAGTCGGACAGCGTCTTGGTGCTAGGTGCCTCCGGCGGCGTCGGTCACGCCTGCGTCCAGATCGCGGCCAACGAGGGGTGTGAAGTGTTCGCGACAGCCTCCTCGGAGGCCAAACTCGATCTCGCCCGCGAGTGCGGGGCGGATCACCTCATCGACTACGAGGAGGAGGACTTCGACGAGGCGATCAAGGACCTGACCGACGGTCGCGGCGTCGACGTCGTCGTCGACCACGTCGGTGAGGCGACGTGGGACAACTCCCTCAGCGCGGCCGCCAACGGCGGCAGCATCGTCACCTGCGGGGCGACCTCCGGCGTCTCCCCCGAGACGAACATCCCGAAAGTGTTCTGGAAGCAACTCGACATCCTCGGTTCGACGATGGGGACGCCCGGCGAGATGGACGACGTGATGACGAAGGTGTTCGACGGTACGTTCGAGCCCCACATCCGTGAGGTGTTGCCGATGAGCGAGGTCCAGCGCGCCCACGAGATGCTCGAATCCCGCGAAGGGTTCGGCTCCGTGGTGGTCGTTCCGGACGAAAAGTACGACCCGGACGACTACGAGTGA